In the genome of Dermacentor variabilis isolate Ectoservices chromosome 5, ASM5094787v1, whole genome shotgun sequence, one region contains:
- the LOC142582611 gene encoding uncharacterized protein LOC142582611 isoform X2: MDPSVSPPTMAPRRSGMMFCVVGDGFTSAELFEKKLCDYIVYPDLVAKGGEFVPLFGKVSWDVFRAAFAKALARQHYTEPMTFLGVWMYKGEIAREFASEVTNVTQINTIIIQTHVSPPFRAGHTLCVARPICAIAETDLIPSFEVAQQAASLFRSRGDKFRIVFSSTLGVMVYVGQAVENHPSGPNDGCDSSYMADRDFTCSGGTTSLALEMYDKDEMYAYVVYQDGPKQHFVTYETPGSLLEKMNLYIETLSDGWAFFEAHRDSAQSCADYEHFQRLETVQFTARNRSRSHRSYLAQGASAAHP; this comes from the exons ATGGACCCCTCCGTCTCAC CACCAACCATGGCTCCGCGTCGGAGTGGCATGATGTTCTGCGTCGTGGGCGATGGCTTCACGTCCGCAGAGCTCTTCGAGAAGAAGCTTTGCGACTACATTGTCTATCCCGACCTCGTGGCCAAAGGAGGAGAATTCGTTCCCCTTTTCGGGAAGGTCTCCTGGGACGTTTTCAGAGCG GCTTTTGCCAAGGCTCTGGCACGACAGCATTACACGGAGCCCATGACGTTCTTGGGCGTATGGATGTACAAGGGAGAGATTGCTCGGGAGTTTGCGTCTGAAGTGACCAATGTGAC GCAGATCAACACGATCATCATTCAGACCCATGTATCCCCGCCGTTCCGCGCGGGACACACGTTGTGTGTAGCTCGGCCCATATGCGCGATTGCTGAGACCGACCTAATTCCCAGCTTT GAGGTCGCCCAACAAGCCGCATCTCTCTTTCGGTCACGAGGCGACAAGTTCCGTATTGTATTCTCGTCCACGCTCGGCGTCATGGTCTACGTTGGCCAGGCAGTTGAAAACCACCCATCGGGCCCTAACGACGGGTGCGACAGCTCCTACATGGCCGACAGGGACTTCACGTGTAGCGGAGGCACCACGTCCCTGGCTTTGGAAATGTACGACAAGGACGAAATGTACGCCTACGTTGTCTATCAAGATGGCCCCAAGCAGCACTTTGTCACCTACGAGACGCCAGGTTCCTTGCTAGAAAAG ATGAATCTATACATCGAAACGCTTTCCGACGGCTGGGCGTTCTTCGAGGCACATCGTGACAGCGCCCAGAGCTGCGCCGATTACGAGCACTTCCAGCGTCTGGAAACGGTGCAGTTTACTGCACGTAATCGCAGTCGAAGCCACC